From the genome of Bradyrhizobium elkanii USDA 76, one region includes:
- a CDS encoding putative bifunctional diguanylate cyclase/phosphodiesterase, which produces MHFDWSRSATRDFIALFGGVVLASLLAHLYGLGPRLAQLGRRYVDSVLDDIIFIVFVAFLLSIALSIFSVRRYRELARGIDARTIAEGDVRDLARHDPLTGLPNRRLFDEKLDLCAGLATDTHQVAVLMLGLDGLKRIKDTHGHEAVDKALCELATRLIDILRKDGLLARIGGDEFGIVLPSISSLEDPANLARRMVASAADTFAIETGAAELSLGIGIAIAPLDGVNPHELVRRAERALYRAQSDGRSRVRFFEPDMDIHVERRINIERELRSAIAADIIEPHYQPVVSLESNRIVGFEALARWENRTLGHVPPDVFIPIAEETGLIDALGDQVFRRACLDATAWPKTFSLAFNISPVQLRDSALGGRIISILEQTGFSPCRLEIEITESAFVERNGAAKTVIDELRRAGVRIALDDFGTGYATLSQLLSFRLDKIKIDRSFVSHLDESTDSRVIVRAILGLAKGFGLTTTAEGVEDEGQLVYLVANGCTEGQGYLFSGPVQAAGIPALLDRQARRGPVTEDGARNLHA; this is translated from the coding sequence GGATTCGGTACTCGACGACATTATATTCATTGTGTTCGTCGCGTTCTTGCTGAGCATTGCACTATCAATCTTTAGTGTTCGGCGCTACCGAGAACTCGCCCGCGGAATTGACGCACGAACGATTGCAGAAGGGGACGTCCGCGATTTGGCGCGACACGATCCATTGACTGGCTTGCCGAACCGCCGCCTGTTTGATGAGAAACTTGATCTGTGCGCTGGCCTCGCCACCGACACGCATCAAGTCGCTGTTCTGATGCTCGGCCTCGACGGCTTAAAGCGGATCAAGGATACGCACGGCCATGAAGCGGTGGACAAGGCACTCTGCGAACTTGCCACAAGGCTTATCGACATCTTGCGCAAGGATGGCCTCCTGGCGAGGATCGGAGGCGACGAATTCGGGATCGTCCTGCCCAGCATTAGCTCCCTCGAAGATCCCGCCAACCTGGCGCGCCGTATGGTGGCGTCCGCCGCCGATACTTTCGCGATTGAGACTGGCGCAGCCGAGCTTAGTCTTGGCATTGGCATCGCCATCGCTCCGCTTGATGGCGTCAACCCCCACGAATTGGTCAGGCGCGCAGAACGCGCGCTTTATCGCGCGCAGAGCGACGGCAGGTCGCGTGTTCGCTTTTTCGAACCGGACATGGACATACATGTCGAGCGGCGCATCAATATTGAGCGTGAGCTTCGGAGCGCTATCGCGGCGGATATTATCGAGCCCCACTACCAGCCGGTGGTTTCACTCGAAAGTAATCGCATCGTCGGGTTCGAGGCGTTGGCGCGTTGGGAAAACAGGACATTAGGGCATGTCCCGCCCGACGTGTTTATTCCAATTGCAGAAGAAACTGGCCTCATCGACGCTCTTGGAGATCAGGTTTTTCGCCGCGCGTGTCTTGATGCCACTGCGTGGCCGAAGACGTTCTCGCTTGCCTTCAACATTTCGCCTGTTCAATTGCGGGATTCCGCGCTTGGAGGGCGCATTATATCAATCCTTGAGCAAACCGGCTTTAGTCCATGCCGCCTGGAGATTGAAATTACCGAGAGCGCGTTCGTGGAACGAAACGGGGCTGCGAAGACCGTGATTGACGAACTTCGTCGAGCCGGCGTCCGCATCGCGCTCGATGATTTTGGAACGGGTTATGCTACGCTTAGCCAGCTGCTTTCGTTTCGTCTTGACAAGATCAAGATCGATCGCAGCTTCGTGTCGCATCTCGACGAGAGCACCGACAGCCGGGTGATCGTTCGTGCTATACTCGGCCTTGCTAAAGGGTTTGGTTTGACGACCACGGCCGAGGGAGTCGAAGACGAAGGCCAACTCGTCTATCTGGTGGCCAATGGTTGCACAGAAGGACAAGGCTACTTGTTCAGTGGTCCCGTTCAAGCCGCCGGTATCCCCGCGCTGCTTGATCGCCAAGCCCGCCGCGGACCGGTTACTGAAGATGGAGCAAGAAACCTACATGCGTGA
- a CDS encoding glycosyltransferase, with protein sequence MLLLSPLVAAFAGAAFIVGLRLTVFPLLNPMKWYWRALLLGTATVLSWRYMAWRFTETLAPLDWTADALFSWGFAILEALTMLSSTIAFFILSRVKERSAEANQYSEWWLPGEAPRVDVFITTYNEPSEVLERTIIGATEIRYPRLRIFILDDGARNWVRQLCELYEIGYLARSDKEHAKAGNINHALRVRARDPAPPVFVAVLDADFVPHADFIERTLALFHEPDVALVQTPQHFFNPDPIQHNLGISTAYPDEQRHFFDNVEPARDAWGIAICCGTSSVMRVRAVEQIGWIPTQSVTEDFLLTLKLAENGWQTAYLNEPLTEGLAPEGLKEYITQRGRWCLGLMQIVRGSYSPFGMRGLGLMHRIGILDSLLYWLSTFPFRLASLICPLLYWWFGITIVNASLVEIISYYVPYYLMVLVSLNWLSKGLFVPLLNDTAQLIAAWPISRAAALGLLTSGSHKFSVTAKGGDRAKVVVQWALMRPFLLLLALTIGGLIVPLNSDFVFNTSPTAGDGTAIVMFWTLYNILVLFVAVVVCIERPRYDRPQRQIPEPITLVIQGEKHRGWLLNLGRGGARISGPSGLSAGAEGKLDLPGIGGVDAHVAATTRDGYRIKFSPTPEQRAKIIKKLHTESAMPGADRGNILQMIRELARALTS encoded by the coding sequence ATGCTTCTGCTGTCGCCACTCGTTGCTGCCTTCGCAGGCGCCGCCTTCATAGTTGGGCTTCGCCTTACCGTCTTTCCGTTGCTTAATCCGATGAAGTGGTATTGGCGCGCTCTTCTCCTGGGGACGGCTACCGTACTGTCTTGGCGTTATATGGCTTGGCGCTTCACCGAAACACTGGCACCGCTCGACTGGACTGCGGACGCGCTGTTCAGTTGGGGATTCGCCATACTCGAAGCTCTGACGATGCTTTCCTCTACCATCGCGTTTTTCATACTGTCGCGGGTGAAAGAGCGGTCGGCAGAAGCAAACCAGTACTCCGAATGGTGGCTGCCTGGAGAAGCGCCGCGCGTCGATGTTTTCATCACGACTTACAACGAGCCGTCGGAAGTGCTCGAGCGCACGATCATTGGCGCGACCGAAATCCGCTATCCACGGCTTCGGATTTTTATTCTCGACGACGGCGCCAGGAATTGGGTGAGGCAACTTTGCGAGCTGTACGAAATCGGATATCTCGCACGCTCGGATAAGGAGCACGCTAAAGCGGGGAACATCAACCACGCACTTCGCGTGCGCGCCCGCGATCCAGCCCCCCCGGTCTTTGTCGCTGTACTTGACGCAGATTTCGTTCCCCATGCGGACTTCATCGAGCGGACACTAGCGTTGTTTCACGAGCCAGACGTCGCGCTCGTGCAAACCCCGCAGCACTTCTTCAATCCTGATCCGATCCAACATAACCTGGGAATAAGCACCGCATATCCGGATGAACAACGTCATTTCTTTGACAACGTCGAGCCAGCGCGGGACGCTTGGGGGATTGCCATCTGCTGTGGGACATCATCCGTAATGCGGGTCCGGGCCGTCGAGCAGATTGGCTGGATTCCAACACAAAGCGTAACCGAAGATTTCCTGCTCACCCTTAAGCTTGCGGAGAACGGCTGGCAAACTGCGTACCTTAACGAGCCATTGACTGAAGGTTTGGCTCCCGAAGGATTGAAAGAGTATATTACACAGCGTGGACGGTGGTGCCTTGGCCTGATGCAGATCGTTCGCGGCTCATACAGCCCCTTTGGCATGCGAGGCCTTGGGCTGATGCATCGAATCGGTATCCTCGATTCATTGCTCTACTGGCTCAGCACCTTTCCCTTCAGGCTTGCCAGCTTGATTTGCCCCCTGTTGTACTGGTGGTTCGGTATCACCATCGTGAACGCGTCGCTGGTGGAAATTATCAGTTATTATGTACCCTATTACCTAATGGTTCTGGTGTCCCTGAACTGGCTTTCAAAAGGGTTGTTTGTCCCGCTTCTCAACGATACGGCTCAACTGATCGCGGCCTGGCCCATCAGCCGGGCAGCTGCTCTCGGGCTTCTGACCAGCGGATCGCATAAATTCTCGGTGACGGCCAAAGGCGGCGACCGTGCCAAGGTCGTTGTCCAATGGGCGTTGATGCGACCGTTTCTACTCCTGCTCGCACTGACGATCGGCGGCCTGATCGTGCCGTTGAACTCCGATTTCGTCTTCAATACGTCCCCAACAGCGGGCGACGGCACGGCTATCGTGATGTTCTGGACACTTTACAACATACTGGTGCTGTTCGTGGCAGTCGTGGTGTGCATCGAACGACCGCGATACGATCGACCTCAGCGGCAGATCCCAGAGCCCATCACGTTGGTGATCCAAGGTGAGAAACACCGCGGATGGCTTCTCAATCTGGGCCGAGGGGGCGCTCGAATCAGCGGTCCATCCGGGCTTTCCGCCGGAGCAGAAGGGAAGCTCGACCTGCCCGGGATTGGCGGAGTAGACGCGCATGTTGCTGCGACTACTCGTGATGGCTATCGAATCAAGTTCTCTCCAACTCCTGAGCAAAGGGCGAAAATTATCAAGAAGCTTCATACCGAATCGGCCATGCCAGGGGCCGATCGAGGGAACATCTTGCAAATGATCCGCGAGTTGGCGCGAGCTCTAACGAGTTGA
- a CDS encoding cache domain-containing protein, which translates to MLILVPAVVTATIYTALLQQRGEQLQFDALRIRGEMSSALLARRLYGVWMDVARSAELIDPADLKSAREHIDFLSRLDRRYTWLGVADLEGTILAAKDGMLEGVSVAQRPWFKRGLVSPAAIDVHAAQLLATQLPASREPYRFIDLAAPLRHAGSVAGVIGAHLDWKWVAEGMDSLQVPGIDVLLLSGDRTVLFGPPDLINKPLNIGSALAASRVTTASLRERWPDGRDYFAVIVPTVGFANLPSFGWSLLVRQSTDEALATTRNLIRSFWSSFGVCAIATLALLFCAAQWLRTPLRRLSNTAEALLHDPSARPPYSETRFNEAARLSDALARIQSKLMGHSGRN; encoded by the coding sequence TTGCTCATATTGGTGCCTGCCGTGGTGACCGCAACGATCTACACGGCCTTGCTACAGCAACGGGGAGAGCAGCTGCAATTCGACGCGCTAAGGATTCGCGGCGAAATGAGTTCCGCGCTGTTGGCCCGCCGGCTCTATGGAGTTTGGATGGATGTAGCTCGGTCCGCTGAGCTCATTGACCCGGCAGATCTTAAGAGTGCGCGAGAACACATCGACTTCTTGAGCCGCCTTGATCGACGCTACACTTGGCTCGGCGTCGCGGATCTCGAAGGGACCATTCTCGCGGCTAAAGACGGCATGCTCGAAGGAGTAAGCGTTGCACAGCGACCCTGGTTTAAGCGGGGCCTTGTCTCGCCGGCGGCTATCGACGTGCATGCCGCTCAACTGCTGGCCACCCAGTTGCCTGCATCTCGTGAGCCCTATCGCTTTATCGACCTGGCAGCACCGTTGCGCCACGCCGGCTCCGTTGCCGGGGTCATCGGCGCGCACCTTGACTGGAAATGGGTCGCAGAAGGCATGGACTCGTTACAAGTGCCCGGCATTGACGTGCTGCTGCTTTCGGGTGATCGAACCGTCCTGTTTGGCCCGCCCGATCTCATCAACAAGCCGCTCAACATCGGCTCCGCGCTTGCGGCTAGTCGCGTGACGACCGCGTCTCTACGCGAGCGCTGGCCTGACGGCAGGGACTACTTCGCAGTAATCGTTCCGACGGTCGGCTTCGCAAACCTTCCAAGCTTCGGTTGGTCTCTTCTGGTTCGGCAGAGTACCGACGAGGCGCTTGCGACCACCCGTAATTTAATCCGATCATTTTGGAGTAGTTTCGGTGTTTGTGCCATTGCCACACTAGCACTACTCTTTTGTGCGGCGCAGTGGCTGAGGACGCCGCTCCGCCGGCTCTCGAATACGGCGGAGGCCCTCTTGCACGATCCATCCGCCCGCCCGCCATATTCGGAGACACGCTTTAACGAAGCGGCGAGGCTCAGTGACGCGCTAGCTCGTATCCAGTCGAAGCTGATGGGCCACTCTGGTCGCAATTGA